A segment of the Coffea arabica cultivar ET-39 chromosome 8c, Coffea Arabica ET-39 HiFi, whole genome shotgun sequence genome:
CTAATTGGTTCTGCTGTTTCTTGATCATGTTGTATGCTTCCAaattaaaattgtattaaaatagcatgtgaatgagcatttgtctttaatgaaggagtaaaaaggatttaaaatataaataacaaactataaacggttgttataacccactactttttatgtattaaaataaatacaaaaatctagacaaaaatttataacccactacttgttTCGTTCTTGGGATTTTTTTTAGAGTTAAATATAGTAAACCCCTTAACTTTACATTTAACAACACTTTATCCCCtcaactttacatttagttgcacatttgtgattttttttgaaacgtgattgtaatttgcaaagcTCATTTGTAGGGGTGGTTATAGGGTTAGTGTGGTgacaaatatttcttaattataaaaatgtaacattgtattaaaatagcatatgaatgagcatttgtctttaattaagaagtaaaaaggatttaaagtataaataactttctatgattgctagtgtttattatttggctatttgatgccATTATTTCGAACaaattatttagcactttagcttttcgaaatcatgattaatctagtACTATTAATTATGATTATTTAAGGTATTATTtctacaatgaaaattgagatttaacactagttcaagaagtgctaaacataggaagTACACTCATGAAAGTAGAAGTGCACCTAAATGGTTTTaggtgattaatttcatgtaatttcattgaaaaaaatgaacttgtagctaatttcataaccatgagaataggttggattagttatgagtataattgattcactacaaaAGTAAGATTCATATGCATGagaaaattacaccataactagcctagatagtagtactcaatgatccaaaagtGGCAATTGCAcaagtagttagggataccataacctGAGTTTCCATTTGTTATTTTACAAAAGTTCAGTAGGATTCATTTCTTATAAtacattgatagtctaaataatagagaaagtTTAGTAGTGCcagtaattgcaatcttccttgtgggatcgacccttaataccctatactcgctcacgattcatatacttgcgataaatcgcgtgtggggtatttaggggtttataaatgtaaaacttgattaggatgagtttaatgttatatgtataccctaCGCCCATCAGGGGGGACTGGAGGAATCAAAGAAGGGATGAAAGGAAGGTCTAATACTGGTGAGGAGATAATGAGTATGGAAACTAATGAGAACAATAACAAAGAAAACCAGGGAGAGCTCAAACAACAAGGAAAGAGATTCAAGAGAGTGAAAGCTGGACCTAGAGAGTTGAGAGCTCTACTGAAGGAGGTTAATGGAACAAAAAGGAAGTTTCAGCTTAGAGATAAAGTCATGGAAGAAGTAGAGGTACCGGATCATATAGACAAAAAATATAAGTGGGGAGCGACTGTGGAGATTTACAATGAGTTGCATAAGGGGGAAGGGATCAGCCCACACTGGTCCCCAAAGGATCAATGAGAGCTATGGTGTGGAATTGCCAAGGTGcagggagccccttgacaattccccaCCTGAAGGAGGTTAACAGCCTTCTCTCGCTGAACATGAGATTTCTGAGTAAGACTAAGAACAAAACTAAGTAAATAAAGAAGCTTAAAGAATTCTGAATTTTGATCATTGCTACGTGATAGATGCTATGAATAGATCTGGGGGTATGACTCTGATGTGGAATGAGGAGACTAAAGTTAAGGACATTAAACACTCAGCTTTCACTATTGAAGTGTTGATTGAAGATGAAGAAGTGAAACAGGAGTGGTGGCGAATAGGGATTTATGCCAACTGTGACAACCAAGTGAGCAAAAAATAGTGGGAAGTTATTAGTAGAAGGAAGTTTTTGTGGGGTGATAACTGGTTAATTATGGGGGACTTTAATGATGTTTGCTCAAATGAGGAGAAGTGGGGTGGTAGAATGAGGGAGGAATGGAGTTTCCATGATTTCAAGAACTTCATTCAGGAGACCCAGATGATAGATATTGGATTCGAAGGCAATCCCTGGACTTGGTGTAATCAGTGGAAAACTGGTGAGATAAAACAAAGGTTGGATAGGGGTCTTAGCAGTGGAGGATGGCATAATCTGTTTGAACATACTAAATGTACTCATATAGAAAGCTTAGGCTCTGACCATAGTATGTTGATTTTGGATACAATGCCGGGGGAAcataagaagaggaaaaaattcttttttgacaaaagatggACTCAGAGAGAAGGAATTGGAGAAGTGATAAAGAAAGCCTGAGAGGAGGATGTTAGAGGATCTAGGATGTTTAGGGTGGTGAATAAGATTAAGAGGTGTGGAGTTGCATTGCTGAAGTAGAGAAATGGGTTCATTGAGAACTCTAGAAAACGGATATCAAACTTGAAGCAACAACTGATGGTAgagaaaagttcagaaaatgaAGGTAGGAAGGGGAGAGTTGGAGCA
Coding sequences within it:
- the LOC140013495 gene encoding uncharacterized protein, yielding MGDFNDVCSNEEKWGGRMREEWSFHDFKNFIQETQMIDIGFEGNPWTWCNQWKTGEIKQRLDRGLSSGGWHNLFEHTKCTHIESLGSDHSMLILDTMPGEHKKRKKFFFDKRWTQREGIGEVIKKA